A genomic stretch from Anaerococcus mediterraneensis includes:
- a CDS encoding phage structural protein, which produces MVRTYDQDLVSIALGNMFLTGYAEDTKVETEKNEDDVYTTVGIDGTTTYSENADRTAKAKISLMTSSPCLPRIYEIAKNRESFPLSIIDMNDDSENIVCDDCRIIKRPNQVTKKQAEAVEFEVFIPEWK; this is translated from the coding sequence ATGGTTAGAACTTACGATCAAGATTTAGTATCAATAGCACTTGGGAATATGTTTCTTACTGGTTATGCTGAGGATACCAAGGTAGAAACTGAAAAAAATGAGGATGATGTTTATACTACTGTTGGTATAGATGGGACTACTACCTACTCTGAAAATGCTGATAGGACTGCAAAGGCTAAAATATCTTTGATGACTTCTAGCCCTTGCTTGCCTAGGATATATGAAATAGCTAAAAATAGGGAGTCTTTCCCTTTGTCAATTATCGATATGAACGATGATAGCGAAAATATTGTTTGTGATGATTGTAGGATTATAAAAAGACCTAACCAGGTAACTAAAAAACAGGCTGAGGCTGTTGAGTTTGAGGTCTTTATACCTGAATGGAAATAA
- a CDS encoding Rha family transcriptional regulator gives MNSLVQVKNDKNYGLITTSRIVADGLGKRHSNIIRDLDKISENSNVSSLIIPTTYKVKGQKREYKEYLLTKDGFTLYMFNIQGYNDFKMAYINEFNRMERLLNGEQLELEAYKLEKKTYKGKPVMTVRDISYITGQNKDSLNWIIKRDSLGLLLQGRSLEDFREENGFVLGATRRLNILFNEDVYELTKNQNIPGEKRNRINEYFNNSSIPREEKSIKVKDVEILQKVEKLNTLYFLIQRFGIDKKMKGDITEIISERYVELGFLDHKCRDLSVHTLEGWNLGCKFQNYKMMIINN, from the coding sequence ATGAACAGTTTAGTGCAAGTAAAAAATGACAAGAATTATGGACTCATAACAACCAGTAGAATAGTTGCTGATGGTTTAGGTAAAAGACACAGCAATATTATCAGAGATTTAGATAAGATTTCAGAAAACTCAAATGTGAGTTCTCTGATTATTCCAACAACTTACAAGGTAAAAGGTCAAAAAAGAGAATACAAGGAATATCTACTAACAAAAGACGGTTTCACCTTATATATGTTTAACATTCAAGGATATAATGATTTTAAGATGGCATATATAAATGAGTTTAATCGCATGGAACGACTTCTTAACGGTGAGCAACTAGAACTAGAAGCTTACAAGCTAGAAAAGAAAACTTACAAGGGTAAACCTGTTATGACTGTTAGGGATATATCTTATATTACTGGACAAAATAAAGACTCTTTAAATTGGATTATAAAAAGAGATAGCCTTGGTTTGTTGCTACAAGGTAGATCACTTGAAGATTTTAGAGAAGAAAATGGTTTTGTTTTAGGAGCAACAAGAAGATTAAATATTCTTTTCAATGAAGATGTATATGAGCTTACAAAAAATCAAAACATACCTGGAGAAAAGAGAAATAGAATTAATGAGTATTTCAATAATTCATCTATTCCTAGAGAGGAAAAGAGTATCAAAGTAAAGGATGTTGAAATATTACAGAAAGTAGAAAAGTTAAATACTTTATATTTTCTAATACAAAGATTTGGCATTGATAAAAAAATGAAAGGTGATATAACTGAAATAATTTCAGAAAGATATGTTGAACTAGGATTTTTAGACCATAAATGCAGAGATTTGAGTGTGCATACTCTTGAAGGTTGGAACTTGGGTTGTAAATTTCAAAATTACAAAATGATGATTATAAACAATTAA
- a CDS encoding phage portal protein yields the protein MKVESYITAKMELPMRICLPADTEVTPSLIKTLIEIKNQDNKRYLTLQGYYEGRAKIDERKKDSHKSNNKMGLDYASYIVDILQGMAVGRPVIYGVSIEDREKFAIIQDILDSNREQDENTALAKMSGINGLGYEINYVDEEGNYKFNEIDPQNIIYIYDDKINPKPWLALYVRDEISLENLTADEKSQAVTAYMVDVIQEYKTGNDGYVLVDEYENILHKFPVIEWANNDEYIGDFERVLSLIDAINLIYSDNVNNFEEQVNALLILWGMVNTDSEDFKKLKEDGVLLATSQASGKQDAKFITRDINDESIQNLIKNLDEAIHKFSKAPNVSDEKFSGTASGESQKYKVFATDQVIELKQRKYHTALTQRLDLICEYIRLKHGVELDYRDIAINFQDNKPYDELKNAQTVKQLLDAGTSKQFAFSKLKGIDDVGEELERQRQEKEEAYQTYADSFMTDEKEDEDVEDEG from the coding sequence TTGAAAGTTGAAAGTTATATAACAGCAAAGATGGAGTTGCCTATGAGGATTTGCTTGCCAGCAGATACGGAGGTGACTCCTTCTTTGATTAAAACATTAATCGAAATTAAAAATCAGGATAATAAGAGGTATTTAACTCTACAAGGATATTATGAGGGTAGGGCAAAGATTGATGAGAGAAAGAAAGATTCTCATAAATCTAATAATAAGATGGGACTTGATTATGCATCTTATATTGTCGATATACTTCAAGGTATGGCGGTTGGTAGACCTGTTATATATGGAGTTAGTATTGAAGATAGGGAAAAATTTGCTATTATCCAAGATATATTAGATTCAAACCGTGAGCAGGACGAAAATACAGCCCTTGCTAAGATGAGCGGTATCAACGGCTTAGGTTATGAGATAAATTACGTTGATGAAGAAGGAAATTATAAATTTAATGAGATAGACCCTCAAAACATAATTTATATTTACGATGATAAGATTAATCCTAAACCATGGTTAGCCCTTTATGTGAGGGATGAAATTAGCCTTGAAAACCTAACTGCCGATGAAAAGAGTCAGGCTGTTACGGCTTATATGGTGGATGTAATTCAGGAGTATAAGACGGGCAATGATGGTTATGTTTTAGTAGATGAGTATGAGAATATCCTCCATAAATTCCCTGTTATTGAGTGGGCAAATAACGATGAGTATATAGGTGATTTTGAAAGGGTTTTATCCTTAATCGATGCTATAAATTTAATTTACTCCGATAATGTTAATAATTTTGAGGAGCAGGTCAACGCCTTACTTATCCTATGGGGAATGGTTAATACTGATTCAGAAGATTTTAAAAAGCTAAAAGAAGATGGGGTTTTACTTGCTACTAGCCAAGCTTCAGGCAAACAGGATGCTAAGTTTATTACAAGAGATATAAACGATGAGTCTATACAAAACCTTATAAAGAATTTAGATGAGGCAATCCATAAATTCTCAAAAGCTCCTAATGTTTCTGATGAAAAGTTTTCTGGGACTGCATCTGGAGAGAGTCAGAAATACAAGGTCTTTGCTACTGATCAAGTGATTGAATTAAAACAAAGAAAATACCATACAGCCCTAACTCAAAGATTAGACCTTATATGTGAGTATATAAGGCTTAAACATGGTGTAGAACTTGATTATAGGGATATAGCAATTAATTTCCAAGATAATAAGCCTTATGATGAACTTAAGAATGCTCAGACCGTGAAACAATTACTAGATGCAGGAACTTCTAAGCAGTTTGCCTTTTCTAAACTTAAGGGTATCGATGATGTCGGCGAGGAACTAGAAAGACAAAGGCAGGAAAAAGAGGAAGCCTATCAAACCTATGCTGATTCTTTTATGACTGATGAAAAAGAAGATGAAGATGTAGAAGATGAAGGATAA
- a CDS encoding LIC_12616 family protein, which translates to MIGKLKKEIVKGLNSYTGLEVVDTDNNYRRPERPFYSYKIMSIKTNVSGEGNYSEDFPKSLDERFKHDYKEMVELQPQVVISFNCYSDDIAECMDKIYLAWDYFKHGGRGELALENIVVVRVEDITDRTIVFGDRYEYRYGFDVELRFLHEIERIRPTIETYKFKKGNNK; encoded by the coding sequence ATGATTGGGAAACTTAAAAAAGAAATTGTTAAGGGTCTAAATTCTTATACTGGCCTTGAGGTGGTAGATACTGATAACAATTATAGGAGACCTGAAAGGCCTTTTTATAGTTATAAAATCATGTCCATAAAGACAAACGTTAGTGGGGAGGGGAATTATTCGGAGGATTTCCCAAAGTCGCTTGACGAGCGTTTTAAGCACGATTATAAGGAGATGGTGGAACTCCAGCCCCAAGTGGTGATATCTTTTAACTGCTATTCTGATGATATTGCTGAGTGTATGGATAAGATCTACCTAGCGTGGGATTATTTCAAGCATGGGGGCAGGGGTGAGCTTGCCCTTGAAAATATTGTCGTGGTTAGGGTCGAAGATATCACTGACAGGACGATTGTTTTTGGTGATAGGTACGAATATAGGTATGGATTTGATGTAGAATTAAGGTTCTTGCATGAGATCGAGAGGATAAGACCAACGATAGAAACATATAAATTTAAGAAAGGAAATAATAAATGA
- a CDS encoding DUF3383 family protein has product MILDFPVNITRKTVAVSERGFGTILILDTETEREFEYLDSKNLDKLGAGKAKKIADRLFMQKPQPQEVAIVGQVGKASEVFKKALDANKDFFFVVCTDNSAEAIKALSDQCQVNNKIYAVTVNDIAEAKALKGVGDNTFVGFHDDVDSYLAEGLAVIMSYKIGGKTAKFKQIQGVDEANINLTDMKELDGKNIFTYEKKLGVLQTTEGKMLSGEYIDIVLGEYWIRFRMEERMQRLAITQDKIPYTNRGIAMLVSVAEQVLNQAVDMGIIEAGQYRVDYRKREDVPSNDVALRKYDYIVWTAMLQGAIHSGQISGILTYELVNKEGEQ; this is encoded by the coding sequence ATGATATTAGATTTTCCAGTTAATATAACTAGAAAAACTGTGGCGGTATCTGAAAGAGGGTTTGGGACAATCCTAATCCTTGATACTGAAACAGAGAGAGAATTTGAATATCTAGATAGTAAAAATCTAGATAAGTTAGGAGCTGGCAAGGCTAAGAAGATAGCTGATAGGCTTTTTATGCAGAAGCCTCAACCTCAGGAGGTGGCTATCGTGGGTCAGGTTGGCAAAGCGAGTGAAGTCTTTAAAAAGGCCTTGGATGCTAATAAGGATTTCTTTTTTGTTGTGTGTACTGATAATTCGGCGGAGGCTATAAAGGCTTTATCTGATCAATGCCAGGTAAATAATAAAATTTATGCGGTTACTGTGAATGATATTGCTGAGGCTAAGGCTCTAAAAGGTGTTGGAGATAACACTTTTGTGGGCTTTCATGATGATGTTGATTCTTACCTTGCTGAGGGTTTGGCGGTGATTATGTCTTATAAAATAGGGGGTAAGACTGCTAAATTTAAGCAGATACAAGGTGTTGATGAGGCTAATATAAATCTTACTGACATGAAAGAGCTTGATGGTAAGAATATCTTTACTTATGAAAAGAAGTTGGGAGTGTTACAGACTACTGAAGGCAAGATGTTATCGGGTGAATATATAGATATTGTTCTTGGTGAGTACTGGATTAGGTTTAGGATGGAAGAGAGGATGCAGAGACTTGCTATAACTCAAGATAAGATACCATATACTAACCGAGGTATTGCTATGCTTGTATCAGTGGCTGAGCAAGTCCTTAATCAGGCGGTCGATATGGGAATTATCGAGGCTGGTCAATATAGGGTTGACTATAGAAAAAGAGAGGATGTCCCAAGTAACGATGTAGCTTTGAGGAAATATGACTACATTGTTTGGACTGCTATGCTCCAAGGGGCTATCCATAGCGGACAGATCTCTGGTATTTTGACTTATGAATTGGTTAATAAGGAGGGTGAACAATAA
- a CDS encoding phage minor head protein, with amino-acid sequence MKDKFERISRAIEKLIKKRCKGINQNYNRSYKRIRGELRRLYDEYEVEGQISIDDLRRFKELERLDALTTRVVVSMYKDNEKLIDKILYDIADKTRVESIKAMDAGIPAIDKTFNAKDIVHKRVGGRVWVERVEHRASNTNYDINSLIRAGMERGDSYTQIARDLKKKFGMDNASVNRLVRTEGSRVVEDSKFSTFEEIAKNPKIEVYKIWHTMSDERVRSSHQAMEGVKVKMDEEFTLPSGATCLYPKTTGYPEEDINCRCYVEYVTEIKDKEEI; translated from the coding sequence ATGAAGGATAAATTCGAGCGTATTTCACGTGCTATTGAGAAGTTAATCAAGAAAAGGTGTAAAGGTATTAATCAAAACTACAATCGCTCCTACAAGCGAATAAGGGGCGAATTAAGGAGGCTCTATGATGAGTACGAAGTTGAGGGGCAGATCTCAATTGACGATTTAAGAAGATTCAAGGAGTTAGAGAGATTAGATGCCTTGACTACTAGGGTTGTCGTGTCTATGTATAAGGATAATGAGAAATTGATTGATAAGATTTTATATGATATAGCTGACAAGACTAGGGTTGAGTCAATAAAGGCTATGGACGCTGGTATTCCTGCTATAGACAAAACTTTTAATGCTAAGGACATAGTACATAAGAGGGTAGGAGGTCGTGTTTGGGTTGAGAGAGTCGAGCATAGGGCATCCAACACTAATTATGATATTAATTCCTTGATTCGTGCAGGTATGGAGCGTGGAGACTCTTATACTCAAATTGCTAGAGATTTGAAAAAGAAATTTGGGATGGATAATGCGAGTGTCAACCGTCTTGTTAGGACTGAGGGGTCTAGGGTGGTTGAAGATAGTAAATTCTCTACCTTTGAAGAGATAGCGAAAAATCCTAAGATCGAGGTTTATAAGATTTGGCATACTATGAGCGATGAGAGGGTGAGGTCGAGTCACCAAGCTATGGAGGGGGTCAAGGTCAAGATGGATGAAGAATTTACCCTGCCTAGTGGGGCGACTTGCTTGTATCCTAAAACTACTGGTTATCCAGAGGAGGATATAAACTGTCGTTGCTATGTGGAGTATGTGACGGAGATTAAGGATAAAGAAGAAATTTAA
- a CDS encoding terminase small subunit, with amino-acid sequence MARDEYGLTSNQRAFADEYIRNKGNATQAYLFAYPNVKKETTASSNGSKLLRNTKVSKYIADRTKEILDKQKMGQDEIITTLTSIARREVQESYSKTYNHLTGEVEKEVTYTFQPSLEDVTNALNILVKFLGSPMENEKAKIQIKKMEVEIESMSASDDRELKIDKFLDLVEGELND; translated from the coding sequence TTGGCGAGGGATGAATATGGTCTTACGTCTAATCAGAGAGCCTTTGCTGATGAGTATATCAGGAACAAGGGCAATGCGACGCAGGCTTATTTGTTTGCTTATCCTAATGTTAAAAAAGAGACTACGGCATCTTCTAATGGGTCAAAATTGCTTAGAAATACCAAGGTTTCTAAATATATAGCTGATAGGACTAAAGAGATACTAGACAAGCAAAAGATGGGGCAGGATGAGATAATTACTACCCTTACTTCGATTGCTAGAAGAGAGGTGCAGGAGTCTTATTCTAAAACTTACAACCACTTAACAGGTGAAGTTGAAAAAGAAGTAACTTACACTTTTCAACCGTCTTTAGAAGATGTAACAAATGCCCTAAATATTTTGGTTAAGTTTCTTGGTAGTCCTATGGAAAATGAAAAGGCTAAAATCCAGATTAAGAAGATGGAGGTTGAGATTGAGTCTATGTCTGCAAGTGATGACAGAGAACTTAAGATTGATAAGTTTTTGGATCTAGTAGAGGGCGAACTCAATGACTAA
- a CDS encoding phage tail tape measure protein codes for MANSRELIIGIRTKDASKASKDLKDIDKSIKGAEKSTRGFKKETDGARKSLFSLTGAGKGLQALGGKISALGGKINRFGKSVTKAMLPLTGAIAGGTKMFLDLDNSIRKVSTLSGDVLPVEKIREETRRISDMTGVASKEVAESMYSALSASVDPSKVVGFTESAVMFAKAGFTELPTAIDVTTTALNAYGDKAESASKIHDILIKTQNLGKTTVDELANSIGNVIPIAAANEVGIDQLGAAYSLLTYKGIDTNKSTTGLNSMLAELATTGTKVDKVLRQKTGKSFKGLMGDGRSLGDVLGILEEQAKASGLSMQDMFGNFNAGKIALSLANDGTEKYNKTLKEMQNSDGITELNFEAMLGPGEKLARVTNKIKNNLIELGGQAVPYLEILGDKISELTDWFANLDEGTKSTIVQWGLILIAAGPVIAIFGTVVGVLGKVLMVGGFLLQGIGLLAGAAGLLGQGLLFIVTAAGPVVWILAAVGFAVVWLIKHFQSIKQRAEELGGGMGWLKAILEEVKGSFSSMGSKALGVLDAIKRKWEAVKNFLKNPIQGVINLFTRGGGNIPSSGKGGGGHLNNGRGARSHASGLNFVPYDNYLANLHKGEIVLTAKASEEYRALGGDKDRVPRMITTNNTTNTSTSSNTVNNSSPVVNNYFNIQSNNPTDVASEIENIFRNLRLQRV; via the coding sequence ATGGCTAATTCTAGGGAATTAATAATTGGAATAAGGACGAAAGATGCCAGTAAGGCCTCCAAGGATCTAAAGGATATTGATAAGTCTATAAAGGGGGCGGAAAAGTCTACTAGGGGCTTTAAGAAAGAAACTGACGGGGCTAGGAAGTCCCTTTTTTCTTTGACTGGAGCTGGGAAAGGCTTACAGGCTTTAGGGGGCAAGATTAGTGCTTTAGGGGGTAAGATCAATAGGTTTGGTAAGTCGGTTACAAAAGCGATGTTGCCTTTGACGGGTGCTATAGCTGGCGGTACTAAGATGTTTTTAGACCTAGACAATTCAATTAGGAAAGTATCTACCCTAAGTGGAGATGTATTACCTGTTGAAAAAATCAGGGAAGAAACTAGAAGAATATCTGATATGACTGGGGTTGCTTCTAAAGAAGTTGCTGAGTCAATGTATAGTGCTTTATCAGCGAGTGTTGATCCTAGCAAGGTTGTAGGTTTTACAGAGTCGGCAGTTATGTTTGCTAAAGCTGGTTTTACTGAATTACCTACTGCCATTGATGTTACTACTACAGCTTTAAATGCTTATGGAGATAAGGCTGAGTCGGCAAGTAAAATTCATGATATATTGATAAAAACTCAAAACCTAGGTAAAACAACTGTTGATGAATTGGCAAACTCCATAGGTAACGTGATACCAATTGCGGCTGCAAATGAGGTAGGTATAGATCAGTTAGGTGCGGCTTATTCTTTGCTAACTTATAAAGGTATTGATACTAATAAATCCACTACAGGCTTAAACTCAATGCTGGCTGAATTAGCTACTACAGGTACAAAGGTAGACAAGGTTTTAAGACAAAAAACTGGTAAAAGTTTTAAAGGGTTGATGGGAGATGGTAGAAGCCTAGGAGATGTTTTGGGCATCCTTGAAGAACAAGCAAAAGCTAGCGGTTTGAGTATGCAAGATATGTTCGGAAATTTTAACGCTGGTAAGATTGCTTTGTCTCTTGCTAATGACGGTACTGAAAAATACAATAAAACACTAAAAGAGATGCAGAATTCAGATGGAATAACCGAGTTAAACTTTGAAGCGATGCTAGGACCTGGAGAAAAGCTTGCTAGGGTAACAAATAAGATTAAGAATAATTTAATCGAATTAGGCGGTCAGGCTGTGCCTTATCTTGAAATTTTAGGTGATAAGATTTCAGAGTTGACAGATTGGTTTGCTAACCTGGATGAGGGGACTAAGTCAACCATAGTCCAGTGGGGGCTTATCCTTATTGCGGCAGGGCCTGTGATAGCTATATTTGGGACTGTCGTTGGAGTTTTGGGAAAGGTTCTCATGGTTGGAGGATTTTTGCTCCAAGGTATAGGACTTTTGGCTGGAGCGGCTGGACTTTTAGGGCAAGGTTTGCTTTTTATAGTTACTGCGGCAGGTCCTGTGGTATGGATTTTGGCGGCTGTTGGATTTGCTGTTGTTTGGCTTATAAAGCATTTTCAGTCGATCAAGCAAAGAGCGGAGGAACTTGGCGGAGGTATGGGATGGCTTAAAGCGATTCTGGAAGAGGTCAAGGGGTCTTTTAGCTCTATGGGGAGCAAGGCTCTTGGGGTGCTTGATGCGATAAAAAGAAAATGGGAAGCGGTGAAAAACTTCCTGAAGAACCCTATTCAAGGTGTGATCAATCTATTTACTAGAGGGGGTGGAAATATCCCATCATCTGGCAAAGGTGGGGGCGGTCATTTAAATAATGGCAGGGGAGCGAGATCCCATGCTAGTGGTCTAAATTTTGTACCTTATGATAATTATTTGGCTAACCTCCACAAAGGTGAGATTGTCCTAACCGCCAAGGCCAGCGAAGAGTATCGAGCTTTGGGTGGTGATAAGGACAGAGTGCCAAGGATGATTACTACTAACAATACCACGAATACAAGTACAAGCTCCAATACTGTAAATAATTCAAGCCCAGTAGTAAATAATTATTTTAATATCCAGTCTAATAATCCTACTGATGTTGCAAGTGAGATAGAAAATATCTTTAGAAACCTAAGACTACAGAGGGTGTGA
- a CDS encoding DUF6364 family protein — protein MKTITIRLDDELHKKFKLYALENNKSMQEIIEEYIKKIIKEKNK, from the coding sequence ATGAAAACAATTACGATAAGGCTTGATGATGAATTGCACAAAAAATTCAAACTATATGCGTTAGAAAATAATAAAAGTATGCAAGAAATCATTGAAGAATATATAAAAAAAATAATTAAAGAAAAAAATAAGTAA
- a CDS encoding PBSX family phage terminase large subunit, translating into MTKLDEIYTKKQIEILRKTWSQDWFMLINHGAKRSGKTVLNNDLFLMELRRVRDIAKAEGVDEPMYILAGVSSKTIQNNILTELTNKYDVDFKFDKHGSFKMFGVKIIQAFTGTIGGLGGIRGMTAYGAYINEASLARREVFDEIVSRCSGKGARILCDTNPDNPEHWLKKEYIDNPTDRILSYKFTIFDNTFLDKRYLQSTIETTPAGMFTERNIYGNWVSGDGMVYKDFDGDKHFIDDIKDYNFKRYIAGVDWGYGHYGAIVVFGVTDDDKYIMIEEHAKTGEEIDYWVDIAKGIKKRYGNIPFYCDSARVEHIDRFIREGLKAYLGNKAVIPGIEYVATLYKTNKLFIYKSVSKRFSEEIYSYVWADTAGADKVKEEFDDVQDAIRYALYTDKADGGIKTMSRKVLGI; encoded by the coding sequence ATGACTAAGCTTGATGAGATTTATACTAAAAAGCAAATAGAAATATTAAGAAAAACATGGTCTCAAGATTGGTTTATGTTAATTAATCACGGGGCTAAGCGAAGTGGTAAGACTGTTTTAAATAATGATTTGTTTTTAATGGAATTAAGACGTGTAAGGGATATAGCAAAAGCTGAAGGTGTTGACGAGCCTATGTATATTTTGGCTGGTGTATCTTCTAAAACTATCCAGAACAATATTTTAACTGAACTAACTAATAAGTATGATGTTGATTTTAAATTTGATAAGCACGGGTCTTTTAAGATGTTTGGTGTAAAGATTATACAAGCTTTTACAGGGACTATTGGAGGTCTTGGAGGTATCAGAGGTATGACAGCCTATGGGGCGTATATCAACGAGGCCTCACTTGCAAGACGTGAAGTTTTTGATGAGATTGTTTCGAGATGTTCTGGAAAGGGAGCTAGGATACTTTGTGATACTAACCCAGATAATCCAGAACATTGGCTGAAAAAAGAGTACATCGATAATCCAACGGATAGGATTTTATCTTATAAATTTACTATTTTTGATAATACTTTTTTGGATAAAAGGTATTTACAATCAACCATCGAGACCACCCCAGCTGGGATGTTTACGGAGCGTAACATTTATGGAAATTGGGTGTCTGGCGATGGCATGGTTTATAAGGATTTTGATGGAGATAAACATTTCATTGATGATATAAAAGATTACAATTTCAAAAGATACATAGCTGGAGTTGACTGGGGTTATGGTCACTATGGAGCTATTGTGGTTTTTGGTGTCACTGATGATGATAAATATATAATGATTGAGGAACACGCCAAGACAGGTGAAGAAATTGATTATTGGGTGGATATTGCTAAAGGTATCAAGAAAAGATACGGCAATATCCCTTTTTATTGCGATTCTGCAAGAGTGGAGCATATAGACAGGTTTATTCGTGAAGGATTAAAGGCTTATCTTGGCAATAAAGCGGTGATACCTGGCATTGAGTATGTGGCTACTCTTTATAAGACTAACAAGCTTTTTATTTATAAGTCTGTATCTAAAAGATTTAGTGAAGAGATATATTCTTATGTCTGGGCAGATACTGCTGGAGCTGATAAGGTTAAAGAAGAATTTGATGATGTGCAAGATGCTATTAGATATGCCCTTTATACTGATAAGGCTGATGGTGGTATCAAGACCATGAGTAGAAAAGTACTAGGAATTTAA
- a CDS encoding phage major capsid protein → MAKLQTKATFNPETILLSDAMTGEVPKEQGELVIKQVVDDSLVTKLAKYEPMTALRKEFTYLAEGPGAYWVNEGEVIQTSKAKWLPITMEAHKLAVILPVSNEFLKYTVSDFFNQMKPKIAEAFQAKFDKSVLFGGDDSPFPKGISVFERATTEGNIVTQTDNPYKDINHLMALIEDADLEPQAIATTRSYNKDLRGALDGRNLPIFNDARQGVTADVLGLPIAYGKRKAWDKDKAIALTGDFDNLFYGIPQGIEYKILEEATLTSIVGENNKPINLAERDMVGLRATMYVAFLTVKADAFAALKPKAKAGAES, encoded by the coding sequence ATGGCAAAATTACAAACTAAAGCAACTTTTAATCCAGAAACTATACTATTATCGGATGCAATGACAGGTGAAGTGCCTAAAGAACAAGGCGAGTTAGTTATAAAGCAAGTTGTAGATGATTCGTTAGTTACTAAGCTAGCTAAGTATGAGCCTATGACTGCACTAAGAAAAGAATTTACTTATCTTGCAGAAGGACCTGGTGCTTACTGGGTTAATGAAGGTGAAGTGATTCAAACTTCTAAGGCTAAGTGGCTACCAATCACAATGGAAGCTCATAAATTAGCGGTAATCTTACCAGTATCTAATGAGTTTTTAAAATACACTGTTAGCGACTTTTTCAATCAAATGAAGCCTAAAATTGCGGAAGCTTTCCAAGCTAAATTTGATAAGTCTGTTCTATTTGGTGGAGATGATTCGCCATTTCCTAAAGGTATATCTGTTTTTGAAAGGGCGACTACTGAAGGTAATATCGTTACCCAAACTGATAATCCATATAAGGATATAAATCACTTAATGGCACTAATCGAGGATGCCGATCTAGAACCACAAGCAATAGCAACTACTAGAAGCTATAACAAAGACTTAAGGGGTGCACTTGATGGTAGAAACCTACCTATCTTTAATGATGCAAGACAAGGCGTGACTGCGGATGTTTTAGGTCTTCCTATTGCGTATGGAAAAAGAAAAGCATGGGATAAGGATAAGGCAATTGCTCTAACTGGTGACTTTGATAATCTTTTCTATGGTATTCCACAAGGTATAGAATATAAAATCCTAGAGGAAGCAACTTTAACATCCATAGTTGGAGAAAATAACAAGCCTATAAACCTTGCTGAAAGGGATATGGTTGGTTTAAGAGCGACTATGTATGTTGCTTTCTTGACTGTGAAAGCAGATGCCTTTGCTGCACTTAAACCTAAGGCTAAAGCAGGAGCTGAATCTTAA
- a CDS encoding DUF4355 domain-containing protein, whose protein sequence is MKDLLIKDINLQRFADEGQAVGEEQGQDTNQGQDEGQEEAKTYSQEELDKAVSEATKGYVSQEKVEEIIAKTIAKERKKAEDAERLSKLSEKERAEEQAKLDKQEIEELRAKLKMKDLEEDTVKELKDQDLESEFLEFVIADDAEKTFAKIKRFKPLFDRAVNRALDERVRGKSPQGTNNLRTKKDVLGAENIGEYAQKQRII, encoded by the coding sequence ATGAAAGATTTATTGATTAAGGATATCAACCTACAAAGATTTGCCGATGAGGGGCAGGCGGTAGGTGAAGAACAAGGCCAAGATACAAATCAAGGTCAAGATGAAGGACAGGAAGAGGCAAAGACTTATAGCCAAGAAGAATTGGATAAGGCTGTAAGCGAGGCGACTAAGGGCTATGTAAGTCAGGAAAAGGTTGAGGAAATCATAGCTAAGACCATAGCCAAGGAGAGAAAGAAGGCGGAGGATGCTGAAAGGTTATCCAAGCTTTCTGAAAAAGAAAGAGCTGAGGAACAGGCCAAGCTAGATAAACAAGAGATTGAAGAATTAAGGGCTAAGTTAAAAATGAAAGACCTTGAGGAAGATACGGTCAAGGAACTAAAAGACCAAGACCTTGAGTCTGAATTTCTTGAATTTGTTATAGCGGATGATGCGGAAAAAACTTTTGCAAAGATAAAAAGATTTAAACCGTTATTTGATAGGGCTGTTAATCGAGCTTTAGACGAGAGAGTAAGAGGAAAAAGTCCACAAGGGACTAATAATCTAAGAACTAAGAAAGATGTGCTAGGAGCTGAAAATATCGGTGAATATGCACAAAAACAAAGAATTATTTAA